A genomic window from Centroberyx gerrardi isolate f3 chromosome 14, fCenGer3.hap1.cur.20231027, whole genome shotgun sequence includes:
- the LOC139920372 gene encoding kelch-like protein 10 — MNERDKASNGSSSVFNELRLDGKLCDAVLRVDDAEFNAHKIILCGCSSYFCALFTHGWTSQEQRHYNILGVSADMMRLLIEFAYTRSVPVTEDNVEELLAAADQLCIMGVVRTCCEFLEQHLCPQNCIGIWKFMDIYHCPDLRSKAFRFILRHFEEIAGASEEFLTLSLPQLVDILERDDLNVNKESTVFEAALRWIGNSPEEREGHISVLLPKVRLALMTTDYLMNNVKKNALVKDNAECNLIIINALRAIFDFTTSASDSHNPLSRPRLPHAVLLAVGSLSGGSLTNGIEAYDPRADRWVTVTDGHEESPRAYHGAAFLCSAVYCVGGLDRVGYFNSVRKFDLSTRTWHQVAAMHTYRAYVSVAVLNGYIYAMGGYNGHVRLNTAERYDPKTDQWTVLPPMYEQRSDASATTLYGKVFICGGFSGNEPLATAECYDPETNRWTLIADMSSRRSGLGAIAYREHVYAVGGFDGTNRLSSAEAYDPLNNTWRTVPAMLQPRSNFGIEVVDDQLFVVGGFNGFAPCLNVERYDQSADKWHEAHDMEVLRSTLSCCVAHGLPNIAEYAAPRDALQRPAAPRQRTEHLRLSPPDSTPPQAPPPMLQDGAPQAPHPSGSSPLRLSPLRLSPPDSTPPQAPPPTLQDGASGVPLAPAAIGLFNTISHDL; from the exons atgaacgaACGAGACAAAGCGTCAAACGGCTCAAGCTCAGTGTTTAATGAGCTGCGTCTGGACGGGAAACTGTGTGACGCGGTGCTCAGAGTCGATGATGCTGAATTCAACGCCCACAAGATCATCCTCTGTGGCTGCAGCTCATACTTTTG TGCTCTCTTCACCCACGGCTGGACATCCCAAGAGCAGCGTCACTACAACATCCTCGGTGTGTCAGCCGACATGATGCGCCTCCTCATCGAGTTCGCCTACACCCGCTCTGTCCCGGTGACCGAGGACAACGTGGAGGAGCTGTTGGCGGCGGCGGACCAGCTCTGCATCATGGGCGTCGTACGCACCTGCTGCGAGTTCCTGGAGCAGCATCTCTGCCCACAGAACTGCATCGGCATCTGGAAGTTCATGGACATCTACCACTGTCCGGACCTGAGGAGCAAGGCCTTCCGATTCATCCTGCGCCACTTTGAGGAGATCGCCGGTGCCTCCGAAGAGTTCCTGACGCTCTCTCTGCCGCAGCTGGTGGACATCCTCGAGCGGGACGATCTCAACGTGAATAAGGAGAGCACGGTGTTCGAGGCCGCGCTCCGCTGGATCGGCAACTCTCCTGAGGAACGTGAAGGTCACATCTCCGTGCTGCTGCCCAAG GTCCGCCTGGCTTTGATGACCACTGACTACCTAATGAACAACGTGAAGAAGAACGCTCTGGTGAAGGACAACGCAGAGTGCAACCTGATCATCATCAACGCCCTGAGGGCCATATTCGATTTCACCACCTCTGCCTCTGATTCCCACAACCCTCTGTCCCGCCCTCGCCTGCCCCACGCCGTCCTGTTGGCCGTCGGAAGCTTGAGCGGTGGCAGTCTGACCAACGGCATCGAGGCGTATGATCCCCGCGCCGACCGCTGGGTCACCGTGACAGACGGCCACGAGGAGAGTCCTCGGGCTTACCACGGCGCCGCTTTCCTCTGCAGCGCCGTCTACTGCGTCGGCGGCTTGGACAGGGTTGGGTATTTCAACAGCGTGCGAAAGTTCGACCTCAGCACCCGCACCTGGCACCAGGTGGCGGCCATGCACACATACCGCGCCTATGTCAGTGTGGCCGTGCTGAACGGCTATATCTACGCCATGGGAGGCTACAACGGACACGTTCGGCTCAACACTGCCGAGCGCTACGATCCCAAGACCGACCAGTGGACTGTGCTCCCACCCATGTACGAGCAGAGGAGCGACGCCAGCGCCACAACACTCTACGGAAAG GTGTTCATCTGCGGGGGTTTCAGCGGGAACGAGCCCCTGGCGACAGCTGAGTGCTACGACCCAGAGACCAACCGCTGGACGCTGATCGCCGACATGAGCAGCAGGCGCAGCGGCTTGGGCGCCATCGCCTACAGAGAGCACGTCTACGCA GTGGGCGGCTTTGACGGCACCAACCGCCTGAGCAGCGCCGAGGCCTACGACCCGCTGAACAACACATGGCGCACCGTGCCCGCCATGCTGCAGCCGCGCAGCAACTTCGGCATCGAGGTGGTGGACGACCAGCTGTTTGTGGTAGGAGGCTTCAACGGCTTCGCCCCCTGTTTGAACGTGGAGCGTTACGACCAGAGCGCTGACAAGTGGCACGAAGCCCATGACATGGAGGTACTCCGCAGCACGCTCAGCTGCTGTGTGGCACACGGACTGCCCAACATTGCAGAGTATGCCGCACCTCGCGACGCCCTGCAGCGCCCTGCGGCTCCCCG cCAGAG GACGGAGCACCTCAGGCTCTCCCCCCCAGACTCCACCCCCcctcaggctcctcctcccatgCTGCAAGACGGAGCGCCTCAGGCTCCTCACCCCTCAGGCTCCTCACCCCTCAGGCTCTCCCCCCTCAGGCTCTCCCCCCCAGACTCCACCCCCcctcaggctcctcctcccacgctgCAGGACGGAGCTTCAGGCGTTCCTTTGGCGCCGGCAGCCATTGGACTATTCAACACCATCAGCCATGACCTGTAG